In a genomic window of Helianthus annuus cultivar XRQ/B chromosome 10, HanXRQr2.0-SUNRISE, whole genome shotgun sequence:
- the LOC110881937 gene encoding uncharacterized mitochondrial protein AtMg00810-like → MVTIRCVLSIAVHFDWERFQLDINNAFFYGELNEEVYMCLPDGYDQSNGTKVLNKVNEIKLLLKSKFSIKNLGKLQYFLGLEVVKNTADICLTQRKYCLDLLAKFGMTGCKPVNYPMEPNHVLNHLCEKDNQPLTNITVYQKLVGKLIYLSHTRPDIAYPVHFLSQFMHSPTQAHFKIAIRLLRYLKGAPGKGILFAKGDSLGMKPFSDSDWAKCLGTRRSITGFCVFLGNNLVSWKSKKQSTVSRSSAEAEYRSMCAATCEVMWISNLLKELKVDVNLPVQLFCDNTATISIAANPVFHERTKHFEIDLYFLKENISKGIIQTVGIKTKDQAADILTKGLSTGPHEKVCSLLNMFDCFKY, encoded by the exons ATGGTCACTATTAGATGTGTTTTGTCCATAGCTGTCCACTTTGACTGGGAAAGATTCCAACTTGATATTAATAATGCTTTCTTTTATGGTGAGCTCAATGAAGAAGTTTATATGTGTTTGCCCGATGGTTATGATCAATCTAATGGGACTAAG GTTTTGAACAAA GTTAATGAAATTAAATTGCTACTAAAGTCCAAATTTTCAATAAAGAACTTGGGAAAACTACAATATTTTTTAGGTCTTGAAGTTGTTAAAAACACTGCTGACATATGCCTAACTCAAAGAAAATATTGCTTGGACTTACTTGCTAAATTTGGTATGACTGGTTGTAAACCAGTTAATTACCCCATGGAACCCAATCATGTTTTAAACCATTTGTGTGAAAAGGATAATCAACCTTTAACAAACATAACTGTTTATCAAAAACTGGTTGGAAAATTAATTTACCTTTCTCACACTAGACCGGATATTGCATACCCTGTACATTTTCTAAGTCAGTTTATGCATTCTCCCACTCAAGCTCATTTTAAAATTGCGATAAGGCTGTTAAGATATCTAAAGGGTGCCCCAGGCAAAGGAATTCTTTTTGCAAAAGGGGACTCTTTGGGAATGAAGCCCTTCTCTGACTCAGATTGGGCTAAGTGCTTGGGAACCCGAAGGTCTATTACCGGGTTTTGTGTTTTCTTAGGAAATAATTTGGTTTCATGGAAAAGTAAAAAGCAGTCCACCGTCTCTCGATCCTCTGCTGAAGCAGAGTATCGTTCGATGTGTGCTGCGACATGTGAAGTTATGTGGATTTCCAATTTATTAAAGGAATTGAAAGTAGATGTTAATCTGCCCGTTCAATTATTTTGTGATAACACGGCTACTATATCCATAGCAGCCAACCCCGTGTTTCATGAACGCACGAAACATTTTGAAATAGACCTTTATTTTTTAAAAGAGAATATTTCTAAAGGCATCATTCAAACGGTGGGAATCAAAACAAAGGATCAAGCTGCCGATATTCTCACAAAAGGCTTATCTACAGGTCCGCATGAAAAGGTTTGTTCTCTCCTTAACATGTTTGACTGTTTCAAGTACTGA